The Kroppenstedtia pulmonis genome has a segment encoding these proteins:
- a CDS encoding ACP S-malonyltransferase, giving the protein MNEVMDLAGTAVLFPPFLVNIQPGRYRDLYNRYPRIRERFEEASQALGVDLVASFFSENEEEVNYGPYARPSVIALCTGIYETVKEFTPEPDYHLGLSLGQIAAAQASGCFSFADGVKMVHTMAKIENDAFYGSDYGVYFYYNIDSQWMLKTMEELTDSGHYVKPCAYMADSQMLVTGKLSALEILNQKVSQKGGLGIVNPNSFPAHCPLMQGVKETFRDKFMSSLHMHDPEVPLMCNFTSEILVKKEEVRYGLIEQYTSVVLWAQSIEGLHQRGVEELIVIGPGNMVYKSLSYLPYSFRVKPFTGLEHLEAVTAG; this is encoded by the coding sequence TTGAACGAGGTGATGGATTTGGCAGGGACAGCAGTTTTATTTCCTCCTTTTCTGGTAAATATCCAACCGGGTCGATACCGGGATCTTTATAATCGTTATCCTCGTATCAGGGAGAGATTTGAAGAAGCCAGTCAAGCACTGGGTGTAGATTTAGTTGCTTCTTTTTTTTCCGAAAATGAAGAAGAGGTTAATTACGGTCCCTATGCCCGACCATCGGTGATCGCGTTATGTACGGGCATATATGAAACCGTTAAAGAATTTACTCCGGAACCCGATTATCATTTGGGTTTAAGTTTGGGACAGATTGCAGCGGCTCAAGCCAGTGGTTGTTTTTCCTTTGCTGATGGCGTAAAAATGGTTCATACCATGGCCAAGATCGAGAATGATGCGTTTTACGGATCGGACTACGGTGTTTATTTTTATTACAATATTGACTCCCAATGGATGTTGAAGACGATGGAAGAGTTAACGGATTCCGGCCATTACGTAAAACCCTGTGCTTACATGGCTGACAGTCAGATGTTGGTGACGGGTAAATTGTCAGCTCTGGAAATTTTAAACCAAAAGGTTAGCCAAAAAGGCGGACTGGGGATTGTAAACCCCAACAGTTTTCCCGCCCATTGTCCCTTGATGCAGGGCGTCAAGGAAACTTTCCGTGATAAGTTTATGAGTTCCCTGCACATGCATGATCCTGAAGTGCCATTGATGTGCAACTTTACCTCGGAGATTTTGGTGAAAAAGGAAGAGGTTCGCTATGGACTGATTGAACAGTATACTTCTGTGGTATTGTGGGCGCAATCCATCGAAGGATTGCACCAGCGAGGTGTGGAAGAGCTGATCGTTATCGGTCCCGGAAACATGGTTTATAAATCATTGTCCTATTTACCTTACTCATTCCGGGTTAAGCCTTTTACCGGTTTGGAACATTTGGAAGCCGTAACGGCCGGTTAG
- a CDS encoding class I adenylate-forming enzyme family protein, which yields MQHSDRESRIFSEGKIITFRNFNRDVLEYAEELRQKGVCSGEDRVLLKSHNSYSYCVALFSLMHLNLSVVLVDTQLKLEDVEKILSTTDAKWVLTDDLPALFKDECRVIPLPKPEVFDSEIDFNDKIDLKDWEKRRDAVILYSSGSTGEPKGIVKSGSSVMDNAKDTVWAMGYKNDDVFLPLVPFSHVWGFSLLINWWLTNCSLMIRSYASLSSILKPLVSNKVTVVDASPSTLFLLLQHLKKKPEILSKVRDSSVRMWCTGGGLVTQKLKEDFLYHMGRPLLDGYGSSEMGNISMGSVYDSVGCGPLIPNVQVKVLSSEKMELPLGEVGEIFVKTSGMMEGYLVAPYEYCMDLEDGWFSMKDLGYLDEENHLYILGRKDQAINRMGYTFYPAHIEKQVESLGFEAKVITVADEKKGMLLVLFVGSPEKNTATVRREVLKLLPSYMYPDKLICMEKLPCTSGGIHKINRRELEKIIFREMQTSG from the coding sequence ATGCAACATTCAGACAGGGAAAGTCGGATCTTCAGCGAAGGTAAAATCATCACTTTCCGGAATTTTAACCGGGATGTGTTGGAATATGCGGAAGAACTGCGGCAAAAAGGTGTGTGTTCAGGGGAAGACCGGGTGTTGCTCAAAAGCCATAATTCCTATTCTTACTGTGTGGCCCTCTTTTCCCTCATGCATCTGAATCTGTCGGTGGTGTTGGTAGATACTCAGTTAAAGTTAGAAGATGTGGAAAAGATCCTTTCTACAACAGATGCGAAGTGGGTACTTACAGATGACCTTCCCGCTTTATTCAAAGATGAATGTCGGGTTATTCCTCTGCCGAAGCCGGAAGTATTCGACAGCGAGATCGATTTTAATGATAAAATCGATCTGAAAGATTGGGAAAAGCGAAGAGATGCTGTCATTCTCTATTCTTCCGGCTCCACAGGAGAACCCAAAGGAATTGTTAAATCGGGTTCATCGGTGATGGATAATGCCAAAGATACCGTCTGGGCCATGGGATACAAAAACGATGATGTATTTTTGCCCTTGGTTCCCTTTTCTCATGTTTGGGGATTTTCTCTGTTAATCAATTGGTGGCTGACGAATTGTTCTCTCATGATTCGTTCTTACGCTTCCCTTAGCTCGATACTGAAACCCTTGGTCAGCAATAAAGTGACGGTAGTGGATGCATCCCCTTCCACTTTGTTTCTTCTGTTGCAACATCTGAAGAAAAAGCCGGAAATTCTCAGCAAAGTAAGAGATTCCAGTGTAAGGATGTGGTGTACCGGAGGGGGATTGGTTACCCAGAAGCTGAAAGAGGATTTTCTTTATCATATGGGACGTCCCCTTTTAGATGGTTACGGCTCATCGGAAATGGGGAACATTTCCATGGGCAGCGTCTATGATTCTGTGGGTTGCGGCCCCTTGATTCCCAATGTACAGGTAAAAGTGCTGAGTTCTGAGAAAATGGAACTTCCCCTCGGAGAAGTGGGCGAAATATTCGTTAAAACATCTGGAATGATGGAAGGTTATCTTGTCGCTCCTTATGAGTATTGCATGGATCTGGAGGACGGATGGTTTAGTATGAAGGATCTGGGTTATCTGGATGAAGAGAATCATCTTTATATTCTGGGTCGTAAGGATCAAGCGATTAACCGGATGGGGTATACTTTTTATCCTGCTCATATCGAAAAACAGGTGGAAAGCCTTGGTTTTGAAGCCAAGGTGATAACTGTGGCGGATGAAAAGAAAGGGATGCTTTTGGTGCTGTTTGTAGGCTCCCCGGAGAAGAATACAGCAACTGTTCGCAGAGAGGTATTAAAGCTTTTGCCGTCCTATATGTATCCCGATAAGTTAATTTGTATGGAAAAACTGCCCTGTACATCAGGTGGAATTCATAAAATCAACCGTCGAGAGTTGGAGAAAATTATCTTTCGGGAGATGCAGACTTCGGGATGA
- a CDS encoding SDR family NAD(P)-dependent oxidoreductase, with protein MLDNKVALITGGSKGIGKAVCEQFAQQKAKVAVGYHTNREAAEKLVDQINKEHPESEALAIHLDVSDYDSVHQAVERVAKKFGRIDVLVNNAGIGIEGAVIPTNPLEDWVKVIETNLIGSLHCIKAVSLHMLLEQRGSIINITSIAGISGIERISSYCASKAGVIGMTKSLSKEYAPYRVRVNAVAPGYTEDTGMLYRIPEEQLKQIQDRIPLKRFAQPQEIVEAVSFLASDRSSYITGQTLIVDGGYTA; from the coding sequence TTGCTGGATAATAAAGTGGCTCTGATAACAGGCGGTTCGAAGGGAATCGGAAAAGCGGTCTGTGAGCAGTTTGCACAACAGAAAGCCAAAGTGGCTGTGGGTTATCATACCAACCGAGAGGCAGCGGAAAAGCTCGTGGATCAGATCAACAAGGAACACCCTGAATCGGAAGCACTGGCGATCCATCTGGATGTTTCTGACTATGACAGTGTTCACCAAGCTGTAGAAAGGGTCGCCAAAAAGTTCGGTCGTATCGATGTATTGGTTAATAATGCAGGAATTGGGATCGAAGGTGCGGTCATACCAACGAACCCTTTGGAAGACTGGGTAAAGGTAATTGAGACCAATCTAATCGGTTCCCTTCATTGTATTAAAGCCGTATCGTTGCACATGTTGCTTGAACAGAGAGGGTCGATTATCAATATCACTTCCATTGCTGGAATTTCCGGTATTGAGCGAATCAGCAGCTACTGTGCCAGTAAAGCGGGAGTGATCGGGATGACCAAATCCCTCAGTAAGGAATATGCTCCCTATCGTGTGCGGGTGAATGCAGTCGCACCGGGATATACAGAGGATACGGGGATGCTTTATCGCATACCGGAAGAACAACTAAAACAAATTCAAGACCGGATCCCCCTGAAGCGATTTGCTCAACCGCAAGAGATCGTGGAGGCTGTATCCTTTTTGGCATCGGATCGCTCCAGCTATATAACCGGTCAGACCCTGATTGTAGATGGCGGATACACAGCTTGA
- a CDS encoding ACP S-malonyltransferase: MTTAIVFPGLAPSTYETVKDFVEENPYARRRFAEADEVLGFSLIEAFKNAQEEDWEINECAFLVNTVALADYAVDHFSLDPAYCVGSSFGATAGAVFTGSITFREALWLSYQSTVREKAYADKNLKGYQSDFIYRYPLEKARKLVQEYAQKGEWLEIASYLSDDLMAVCGKEHVIQEVKKRVRQEKGISLFTMNRLIHCSELKEIREQLDREVHSQVTFGPARIPMISDIDGSIFDQPHTIKTTLLDEYDRAIRLDLAIETMKQTGIEKVHIIGPRNIFGPLMRDAFDVQLISPENVQKAIKKSG, translated from the coding sequence GTGACAACCGCCATCGTTTTTCCAGGTCTGGCACCGTCCACTTACGAAACTGTGAAAGACTTTGTGGAAGAGAATCCATATGCCCGGAGACGGTTTGCGGAAGCAGATGAGGTGTTGGGTTTTTCTCTGATAGAAGCCTTTAAAAATGCCCAGGAGGAAGATTGGGAGATTAATGAATGTGCATTTTTGGTCAATACGGTGGCTTTGGCTGATTATGCTGTGGACCACTTCTCTCTGGATCCAGCCTATTGTGTGGGTTCCAGTTTCGGAGCTACGGCGGGGGCTGTCTTTACCGGAAGCATTACGTTTCGGGAGGCACTCTGGTTATCCTACCAAAGCACTGTACGGGAAAAAGCCTATGCCGATAAAAACCTGAAAGGGTATCAGTCTGATTTCATTTACCGTTATCCCCTGGAAAAAGCCAGGAAGCTTGTTCAAGAGTATGCTCAAAAAGGGGAATGGTTGGAGATCGCTTCCTATTTATCCGATGATTTAATGGCGGTTTGTGGTAAAGAACACGTCATTCAGGAAGTAAAAAAGCGAGTACGACAGGAGAAGGGAATTTCTCTTTTTACGATGAATCGGTTGATTCATTGTAGTGAATTGAAAGAGATCCGGGAACAGCTTGATCGGGAAGTACACAGTCAAGTCACGTTTGGTCCGGCGCGAATTCCCATGATTTCGGATATCGATGGAAGCATATTCGATCAACCTCACACTATCAAAACTACTTTGCTGGATGAATACGACCGTGCGATCCGATTGGATTTGGCCATTGAGACGATGAAGCAAACAGGGATTGAGAAAGTCCACATTATCGGTCCCCGTAATATTTTTGGCCCTTTGATGAGGGATGCTTTTGACGTTCAGCTGATCAGTCCGGAAAATGTACAAAAGGCGATTAAAAAAAGCGGTTAG
- a CDS encoding acyl carrier protein: protein MTVKDKVKKLFVECYNFSFSPEEIGDDVILFGPESPYALDSMDILKFIATLKEEFEIDLGTIRTDTFSTINQITQTISEHYEESKA, encoded by the coding sequence ATGACTGTAAAAGACAAGGTGAAAAAGCTGTTTGTAGAATGTTATAATTTTTCCTTTTCCCCTGAGGAAATCGGGGATGATGTTATTTTGTTCGGTCCGGAATCACCTTACGCATTGGACTCTATGGATATTTTGAAATTTATTGCAACGTTGAAAGAAGAGTTCGAGATTGATTTGGGAACAATTCGGACGGATACATTCAGCACGATCAATCAAATTACCCAAACTATTTCAGAGCATTACGAGGAATCCAAAGCATAA